Proteins encoded by one window of Bacteroidales bacterium:
- a CDS encoding B12-binding domain-containing radical SAM protein, with protein MNILLVYPIYPDSFWSYKHALGFISKKAAVPPLGLITVSALLPLSWNKKLVDMNVTPLLQLDIQWADYVFISAMYIQKASVDNVIVTCRKAGVKVVAGGPLFTQEYQNYPDIDHFVLNEAEITMPLFLQDIASGKVPQKVYSSDEFADITQSPIPDYHLLSRKDYAFMNIQVSRGCPYACDFCEITTLLGQKVRMKKPAQVVRELEALYTLNWRGSVFIVDDNFIGNKYEIKTKLLPLLILWMQAHRFPFSFNTQTSINLADDEELLKMMTEAGFSSTFIGIETTDEESLEECNKVQNRNRNMLQSIHTIQRAGLIVSGGFIVGFDKDPPTVFREQIEFIQKSGIVSAMVGLLNAPKNTKLYKRLEAEDRLINEGSGNNTDQSMNFIPRMNNDLLLEGYKMIIQEIYTTKPYYDRIRRLLMNYEPPNIGHVRINSQKIMGFLKSVIILGLLKEGRREYWRFLFWTLRKRPGSLADAIEYTIYGFHYRTVFGL; from the coding sequence ATGAACATACTATTGGTTTACCCGATTTATCCAGATTCTTTTTGGAGTTATAAGCACGCCCTGGGTTTTATATCAAAGAAAGCGGCGGTGCCTCCACTCGGGCTGATTACAGTTTCTGCATTACTGCCACTTTCATGGAATAAAAAGCTGGTGGATATGAATGTGACACCTTTGTTGCAGCTAGATATCCAATGGGCAGATTATGTTTTTATCAGCGCCATGTATATCCAGAAAGCCTCCGTTGATAATGTGATTGTGACTTGCAGGAAGGCCGGTGTAAAAGTTGTTGCCGGTGGGCCACTTTTCACACAGGAATATCAGAATTATCCTGACATTGATCATTTTGTCCTGAATGAAGCCGAAATAACAATGCCCTTATTCCTTCAGGATATTGCATCAGGTAAAGTTCCTCAAAAGGTGTACTCATCTGATGAATTTGCCGATATAACTCAGAGTCCGATTCCTGATTATCATTTGCTTTCAAGGAAAGATTATGCTTTCATGAATATCCAGGTTTCAAGAGGATGCCCATATGCATGCGATTTTTGCGAAATTACAACCCTTCTGGGGCAAAAAGTACGCATGAAAAAGCCTGCACAAGTGGTCCGGGAGCTGGAAGCTTTGTATACACTGAACTGGAGGGGATCCGTTTTTATCGTGGATGATAACTTTATAGGCAATAAATATGAAATTAAAACGAAATTGCTACCGTTGCTGATCCTCTGGATGCAGGCACATCGTTTCCCATTTTCGTTTAATACACAAACTTCAATAAATCTGGCCGATGATGAGGAGTTACTGAAGATGATGACGGAAGCGGGATTCAGTTCCACATTCATTGGGATTGAAACAACGGACGAAGAATCGCTGGAGGAATGCAATAAGGTTCAAAACAGAAACCGCAATATGTTGCAAAGCATACATACAATCCAACGCGCCGGATTGATTGTTTCAGGTGGATTTATTGTTGGATTCGATAAAGATCCGCCTACGGTTTTCAGAGAACAAATTGAGTTTATTCAGAAAAGTGGTATTGTATCTGCAATGGTTGGTCTTCTGAATGCACCCAAAAACACGAAGCTCTATAAACGGCTGGAAGCTGAAGACCGGCTGATTAACGAAGGTTCTGGAAATAACACAGATCAGTCAATGAATTTCATCCCACGAATGAACAATGATTTGCTGCTTGAGGGGTATAAAATGATCATCCAGGAAATTTATACCACAAAGCCTTATTACGATAGAATCAGAAGATTGCTTATGAACTATGAGCCTCCAAATATTGGACATGTAAGGATCAACTCACAGAAAATCATGGGATTTCTAAAATCTGTCATAATCTTAGGCCTGCTTAAGGAAGGAAGAAGGGAATACTGGAGGTTTCTTTTCTGGACGCTGCGCAAGCGGCCCGGATCCCTGGCTGATGCTATTGAATATACCATCTATGGGTTTCATTACAGGACTGTATTCGGACTTTAA
- a CDS encoding glycosyltransferase, whose amino-acid sequence MKNKANSNKTNDIQDIQEGVFGRENIEYPSALPLQNPYISRNEPVKPLLEVLFISSYPPRECGIATYSQDLIKSLNNKFSNSFALSVCALESGKVNYSYPEEVKYILDTSKEDAFKKISESINKDDNIQMVLIQHEFGFFNSQKQAFLDFLRSIHKPVAIVFHTVLPNPDDRLRSEVREIADACVSIVVMTNHSAKILMLDYRISEQNISVIAHGTHLVTHQSEEFLKMKYGLKDKKVLTTFGLLSSGKSIETTLHAMPEILLKSPEVVFLVIGKTHPEVVKSEGEKYREMLENTVKELNLQEQVKFINQYLALPELLEYLQLSDIYLFTTNDPNQAVSGTFAYAMSCGCPILSTPIPHAKEVLTKDTGIIFDFRDSGQLAKGVVHLLNNEPLRRSIIINTLQKIVSTAWENSAVMHAKLFEKITGTGEAVKYNLPQINLAHLNLMTTETGIIQFSKLNHPDLDSGYTLDDNARALVAISMYYKMTGYEQNIIDIRKYLSFIGSCQQKDGNFLNYMDADLQFTSQNEDVNLDDSNGRAIWALGYLISLKEALPADIHSLAKAIFERSLPHISKVYSTRSMAFAIKGLYYYNRTNPSHTAVELIRTIADRLSKMYHHESNINWEWYESYLTYANSVLPEAMLLSWSVTGENLYKEIALSSMKFLLSQTFNENGIEVISNKNWLLKGEKPGHYGEQPIDVAYTVMTLGMFYEAFQKEEYRLKMEIAFNWFLGDNRLHQIIYNPCTGGCYDGLEETHVNLNQGAESTVSYLMARLSMESFRQEETPPMFPVRKHARINPTQKRLLYSTDEKQFSQPILRSQPQKLD is encoded by the coding sequence ATGAAAAATAAAGCTAATTCCAACAAGACCAATGATATACAAGATATTCAGGAAGGGGTATTTGGTCGGGAAAATATAGAATATCCTTCTGCTTTACCCTTGCAAAATCCATATATATCCAGGAATGAACCTGTTAAACCTTTACTTGAAGTACTGTTTATTTCGTCCTATCCTCCAAGGGAATGTGGTATTGCAACCTATTCCCAGGATCTGATCAAGTCATTGAATAATAAATTCAGCAATTCATTTGCCTTATCTGTTTGTGCACTGGAATCAGGAAAAGTAAACTATAGTTATCCTGAAGAGGTAAAGTATATCCTTGATACCTCTAAAGAAGATGCGTTTAAAAAGATTTCTGAGAGTATCAATAAGGATGACAATATACAAATGGTGCTTATTCAGCATGAATTTGGATTCTTTAATTCGCAGAAACAGGCGTTTTTAGATTTCCTGAGAAGTATCCATAAACCCGTAGCAATCGTTTTCCATACAGTACTGCCAAATCCTGATGACAGGCTGAGGTCAGAGGTAAGGGAAATTGCAGATGCTTGCGTTTCAATTGTGGTAATGACTAATCATTCAGCAAAAATACTCATGCTTGATTACAGGATTTCTGAGCAAAATATTTCAGTAATTGCACATGGGACTCACCTTGTTACCCATCAAAGTGAAGAATTCCTGAAAATGAAGTATGGATTAAAAGACAAAAAAGTACTTACCACTTTTGGACTGCTTAGTTCCGGAAAAAGCATTGAAACAACATTACATGCTATGCCTGAAATCCTTTTAAAGAGCCCGGAAGTTGTATTTCTGGTCATTGGGAAGACTCATCCGGAGGTGGTGAAATCAGAAGGTGAAAAATACCGGGAAATGCTTGAAAATACAGTAAAGGAATTAAATCTCCAGGAACAGGTTAAATTTATCAATCAGTATCTTGCATTGCCTGAATTGCTCGAATACCTTCAGTTAAGCGATATCTATCTCTTTACAACCAATGATCCCAACCAGGCTGTTAGCGGGACATTTGCCTATGCTATGTCCTGTGGTTGCCCTATTCTTTCCACTCCAATCCCGCATGCAAAAGAGGTTCTTACAAAGGATACCGGAATCATATTTGATTTTCGTGATTCAGGTCAACTGGCTAAAGGAGTTGTCCACCTTTTAAATAATGAGCCTCTTCGCAGAAGTATCATTATAAATACCTTGCAAAAAATTGTCAGTACGGCATGGGAGAACTCAGCAGTAATGCATGCCAAGCTTTTTGAGAAGATTACAGGTACGGGGGAAGCTGTTAAATATAATCTCCCTCAGATCAATCTTGCCCACCTGAACCTTATGACAACAGAAACAGGAATCATCCAGTTCTCAAAACTGAACCATCCGGATCTGGATTCAGGGTATACCCTTGATGATAATGCAAGGGCCCTGGTTGCAATTAGCATGTATTACAAAATGACAGGCTATGAACAGAATATCATAGACATTCGCAAATACCTGTCTTTTATTGGCAGCTGTCAGCAAAAGGATGGGAATTTCCTGAATTATATGGATGCCGACCTTCAATTCACCTCCCAGAATGAAGATGTCAACCTTGACGATTCCAATGGAAGGGCCATATGGGCACTGGGTTATCTGATATCCTTAAAGGAAGCGCTGCCCGCTGATATTCATTCCCTGGCAAAAGCTATATTTGAACGTTCCCTTCCACATATAAGTAAGGTATATTCTACCCGTTCAATGGCTTTTGCAATTAAAGGGCTTTACTACTATAACAGGACGAATCCATCCCACACTGCAGTTGAATTAATCAGAACAATTGCTGACCGTCTGTCGAAAATGTATCATCATGAATCAAATATTAACTGGGAGTGGTATGAAAGCTATCTAACCTATGCTAATAGCGTATTACCGGAGGCTATGCTGCTTTCCTGGTCAGTTACGGGAGAAAACCTGTATAAGGAAATAGCTCTCTCATCCATGAAGTTCTTGTTGTCACAAACATTCAATGAAAATGGAATAGAAGTAATTTCAAATAAAAACTGGCTGCTCAAAGGAGAGAAACCTGGGCATTATGGTGAACAACCTATTGATGTGGCTTATACAGTTATGACGCTTGGGATGTTTTATGAAGCTTTTCAGAAGGAAGAATACAGGTTGAAAATGGAAATAGCTTTCAACTGGTTCTTGGGGGATAACAGGTTGCATCAGATTATTTATAATCCTTGTACAGGAGGATGTTATGATGGTCTTGAAGAAACACATGTGAATCTCAACCAGGGCGCAGAATCTACAGTCAGTTACCTGATGGCCCGATTGTCGATGGAATCTTTCCGGCAGGAAGAGACTCCCCCGATGTTTCCCGTTCGCAAACATGCCCGCATCAATCCTACTCAGAAGCGGTTGCTCTACTCAACTGACGAAAAACAATTTAGCCAGCCAATCCTCCGGTCACAACCTCAGAAGTTGGACTAA